The Cydia pomonella isolate Wapato2018A chromosome 17, ilCydPomo1, whole genome shotgun sequence genome includes a window with the following:
- the LOC133527196 gene encoding guanylate cyclase beta-like — MDGSNIDHSDSDSGESWTLLEDAPTYADDALDYCDIVPKQGNTAENIEKDEDTDGISVITDSEPESIPCEITDDMPKPENRPQFISVPFPDNKHDESIRSTDDLLGDNSRKFKTYVHRRNKRLSTVLNIIMLGSVITAAGVAIGHMWGVRDDCCMHTTPSVNKILSNLYKLQEENAYLRNKLKELTLLNNIKLQKTADKGLKPPRCKKMFEAPLNSENVDKLTKCLDEDNEKKLLDNTQPPYEKHYLRDVDKLKNVYMQNRSWLDEAIARRLKNEKQQVIKDKKSLRSVLVEEKLNQQKGEKNEGGFNINVIPEIEITVEEDVKPSQVKKITYADSLRSDNKTKNTSDRDNFEGEGMRTNYRKKRPKRSIVSQEKTLVEESEEEFKKDDRYMAPRPRQERKRDRHHPNKKQKRKNKYEKFEINNYINDDEFSVTSQENDFILKQDKNEHSRDFERSIYIDQFVEAKDTRSTQTDVKRKGKTLKGEKNDKPKEKDASWYEKRAMLRTEARKKLEHELFGDNNSNSGWYFKRMQKREQCRVKGDNSTHRKHEKSKRAMNFKTKR; from the coding sequence gAACACCGCGGAGAACATCGAGAAAGATGAAGACACCGACGGCATCTCCGTCATCACCGACAGCGAACCGGAGTCCATTCCGTGTGAAATTACAGACGACATGCCCAAACCAGAAAACCGTCCCCAGTTCATTTCGGTCCCGTTCCCCGACAATAAACACGACGAATCCATAAGAAGCACAGACGACTTACTCGGAGACAACAGCAGAAAGTTCAAAACGTATGTCCACAGGAGGAATAAACGGCTGAGCACCGTACTCAACATCATAATGCTCGGCAGTGTCATCACGGCAGCAGGCGTTGCCATAGGTCATATGTGGGGTGTCAGAGACGACTGCTGTATGCACACCACACCTTCTGTAAACAAAATACTATCCAACCTATATAAACTTCAAGAAGAAAACGCCTACTTACGCAACAAGCTGAAAGAATTGACATTGCTAAATAACATAAAGCTGCAAAAAACAGCAGATAAAGGTCTAAAACCGCCTCgctgtaaaaaaatgtttgaagctCCGCTAAACAGCGAAAATGTGGACAAACTGACGAAATGCCTTGACGAAGATAATGAGAAGAAGTTACTGGATAACACGCAACCGCCATATGAAAAACACTATCTACGTGATGTAGATAAGCTTAAGAATGTTTATATGCAAAATAGAAGCTGGCTGGATGAAGCTATCGCGAGGAGGTTAAAAAATGAGAAGCAACAAgttataaaagataaaaaaagtttaagaaGCGTACTGGTCGAGGAGAAATTAAATCAACAGAAAGGAGAAAAAAATGAAGGAGGATTCAATATAAATGTAATTCCAGAAATAGAGATAACTGTTGAGGAAGATGTCAAACCTTCACAAGTAAAGAAAATCACTTACGCAGACTCACTGAGATctgataacaaaacaaaaaatacttccgaTAGAGATAACTTTGAAGGTGAAGGAATGAGGACAAATTACCGCAAGAAAAGGCCAAAGCGATCAATTGTTTCGCAAGAAAAAACGTTAGTAGAAGAAAGTGAGGAAGAGTTTAAAAAAGATGACAGATATATGGCACCAAGACCTAGACAGGAAAGGAAACGCGATCGCCACCACCCGAACAAGAAGcagaaaaggaaaaataaatatgaaaaatttgAAATTAACAACTATATCAATGATGATGAATTTTCAGTAACTTCTCAAGAGAATGACTTTATCCTTAAACAAGACAAAAACGAACATAGTCGTGATTTTGAACGGAGCATTTATATAGATCAGTTTGTAGAAGCTAAAGACACGAGATCTACTCAAACTGATGTGAAGCGCAAAGGAAAAACATTAAAGGGAGAGAAAAATGACAAACCGAAAGAAAAAGATGCTTCGTGGTATGAGAAACGTGCCATGTTGCGTACTGAGGCTAGAAAGAAACTAGAGCATGAATTGTTTGGAGACAATAATTCAAACAGCGGCTGGTATTTCAAACGTATGCAGAAAAGAGAGCAATGCCGCGTAAAGGGAGACAACAGCACTCACCGAAAGCACGAAAAGTCCAAGCGAGCTATGAATTTCAAGACAAAACGCTAG
- the LOC133527200 gene encoding ubiquitin-like protein 7 — MDGAPCVFLGIKVKPGPIERFKLENFGLDNTVENLKIEAEKKSNVPSASLELIHHGKILKPEATLQDCGVKSGEMVHVVKKKVPAAAPPPPTYSDAELQQIANSLRTLGCTPNAPGWTRAMQLLNDESAMNEILEHAPSLREDCVTLSMLHEVELLAALGANVSTMRRAANAHPDLPAALRHLTRLVHTRANTSTANDNVPTSGFAYSLEALSEDEDADEEENEDGERNTITQEQFAAALQAATEAVSASSSRGGGGGGGGGQDSLLRLLQAAGAGSGAGRADGNDDAPATGSATGTGRAVITPEMFSDAISEVFNRTGTGTRSSGTPMEQSTAASSSASPVGEDFSSQLTRMHEMGLLDDALNVRALLICSGDVNAAINLVFSGAIADE, encoded by the exons atgGATGGTGCACCTTGCGTATTTTTAGGCATCAAAGTAAAGCCGGGGCCTATTGAACGGTTTAAATTAGAAAACTTCGGCCTCGATAACACTGTAGAGAACCTAAAAATTGAGGCCGAAAAGAAGTCTAACGTGCCGTCTGCATCTTTGG AATTAATTCACCACGGGAAAATTCTTAAACCAGAGGCCACATTGCAAGACTGTGGGGTAAAGAGTGGTGAAATGGTACATGTTGTCAAAAAGAAAGTCCCGGCAGCTGCTCCTCCACCCCCCACTTACTCTGATGCTGAGCTGCAACAAATAGCTAACTCCCTGAGAACTTTGGGATGCACACCCAACGCTCCTGGGTGGACTAGGGCTATGCAG CTTTTAAATGACGAATCAGCCATGAACGAAATCCTCGAACACGCCCCATCACTCAGAGAGGATTGCGTTACACTGTCAATGCTacatgaagtggaactgctggcCGCGTTGGGCGCCAATGTAAGCACGATGAGGCGTGCCGCCAACGCACACCCAGATTTGCCGGCGGCCCTAAGGCATCTTACAAGGCTGGTGCACACCAGAGCCAATACTTCTACTGCTAATGACAATG TGCCAACATCAGGTTTCGCATATTCTCTTGAAGCATTGTCTGAAGACGAAGACGCAGATGAAGAAGAAAATGAGGATGGGGAAAGGAATACCATCACTCAAGAACAGTTTGCTGCTGCGTTGCAG GCGGCGACCGAGGCGGTGTCGGCGTCCTCgagccgcggcggcggcggcggcggcggcggcgggcagGACTCGCTGCTGCGCCTGCTGCAGGCCGCCGGCGCGGGCTCCGGGGCAGGCCGCGCCGATGGCAACGACGACGCGCCCGCTACCGGCTCGGCTACAG GTACCGGTCGCGCTGTGATTACCCCGGAAATGTTCAGCGACGCCATCTCGGAGGTGTTCAACCGGACTGGAACAGGCACCAGATCCTCCGGCACGCCTATGGAGCAAAGCACTGCGG CATCCTCGTCTGCGAGTCCTGTGGGAGAGGACTTCTCGTCGCAGCTGACGCGGATGCACGAGATGGGATTACTGGATGACGCACTCAACGTTCGCGCGCTACTTATCTGCTCAG GCGACGTCAACGCAGCTATCAACCTGGTGTTCAGTGGCGCTATTGCAGACGAATAG